One genomic segment of Aquamicrobium lusatiense includes these proteins:
- the ubiA gene encoding 4-hydroxybenzoate octaprenyltransferase, giving the protein METIQTKASQGRVADAPSDHWVYRVLPRALWPYAQLARWDRPIGWQLLLWPCWWSAAMAASAYARPEDTLDSLLPLPSTLILFFIGAVAMRGAGCTYNDIVDVNIDNQVERTRSRPLPSGKVSRRKAWLFLLLQALIGLAVLLQFDSFTILLGICSLAVVAAYPFMKRITNWPQFVLGLAFSWGALLGWSAEFGDVDEPAILLYVGAIMWTIGYDTIYAHQDKEDDAIVGVKSTARLFGENTKAWLIVLYGGALMCFAVAFANAQVPMPSMAGLIAAAVHMGRQILVLDIDDGDQCLKLFRSNNQVGWLIFLGLIGGACWNFLKPMI; this is encoded by the coding sequence ATGGAAACCATTCAGACGAAAGCATCGCAGGGACGCGTCGCCGATGCGCCGAGCGATCATTGGGTTTATCGTGTTCTGCCGCGCGCCCTGTGGCCGTACGCGCAGCTTGCGCGCTGGGACCGTCCCATCGGCTGGCAGCTTCTTCTGTGGCCGTGCTGGTGGTCGGCTGCGATGGCGGCATCGGCCTATGCCCGCCCGGAAGATACGCTGGACTCGCTTCTGCCCCTGCCGTCGACGCTGATTCTCTTCTTCATCGGGGCCGTCGCCATGCGGGGCGCCGGCTGCACCTACAACGACATCGTTGATGTGAACATCGACAATCAGGTCGAGCGCACGCGCTCGCGCCCGTTGCCGTCGGGCAAGGTCAGCCGCCGCAAGGCGTGGCTGTTCCTCCTCCTTCAGGCGCTGATCGGCCTTGCGGTTCTGCTGCAGTTCGACAGCTTCACCATCCTGCTCGGCATCTGCTCGCTGGCGGTTGTGGCGGCCTATCCGTTCATGAAGCGCATCACCAACTGGCCGCAATTCGTGCTCGGCCTTGCCTTCTCGTGGGGCGCGCTGCTGGGCTGGTCGGCCGAGTTCGGCGATGTCGATGAGCCGGCCATCCTGCTCTATGTCGGCGCGATCATGTGGACGATCGGCTATGACACCATCTACGCCCATCAGGACAAGGAGGACGACGCCATCGTTGGCGTCAAATCCACCGCGCGCCTCTTCGGCGAGAATACGAAGGCATGGCTGATCGTGCTCTATGGCGGCGCGCTGATGTGCTTTGCCGTGGCCTTCGCCAATGCGCAGGTGCCGATGCCGTCCATGGCTGGCCTCATCGCCGCGGCCGTCCATATGGGGCGTCAGATCCTCGTGCTCGACATCGATGACGGCGACCAGTGCCTGAAACTGTTCCGATCGAACAATCAGGTCGGCTGGCTGATCTTCCTCGGCCTTATTGGCGGTGCCTGCTGGAATTTCCTCAAGCCGATGATCTAG
- a CDS encoding DnaJ C-terminal domain-containing protein: MRDPYEVLGVARNASAKEIKSAYRKLAKKYHPDQNPDDPKAKDHFAAANQAYEIVGDEKQRAAFDRGEIGPDGKPLFQGFEGAAGGDPFSGFRRQQGPGGAHFEFRGNGPGGEAFGEDIFSHIFGDAFARQQGARSSGGERRGQAPRGQDINVELGISIEEAATTPKVTAQFPDGRKIAVKLPAFVEDGQTIRLKGQGAQGYGAPGDALVRIRFLNHPRYTVEGRDLHVDLPVPLRDAVLGAKIAVETPTGKLAVNVPAWSSSDKVLRLKGKGLPTKAGGHGDLYVHVRLMLPEGGDSELEALMRAKKV; this comes from the coding sequence ATGCGCGACCCGTATGAGGTGCTGGGCGTTGCAAGGAACGCCTCGGCAAAGGAAATCAAGTCGGCCTATCGAAAACTGGCCAAGAAGTATCACCCGGACCAGAATCCGGATGATCCGAAGGCCAAGGATCATTTCGCGGCTGCAAATCAGGCTTATGAGATCGTCGGCGACGAGAAGCAGCGTGCAGCTTTCGACCGTGGCGAAATCGGTCCGGACGGCAAGCCGCTGTTCCAGGGCTTTGAGGGCGCGGCCGGCGGTGATCCCTTCTCCGGATTCCGGCGCCAGCAGGGGCCGGGAGGGGCGCATTTTGAGTTCCGTGGCAATGGTCCCGGCGGTGAAGCTTTCGGCGAGGACATCTTCAGTCACATTTTCGGCGATGCCTTCGCCCGCCAGCAGGGCGCGCGTTCCTCTGGCGGTGAACGCAGGGGCCAGGCTCCGCGCGGTCAGGACATCAATGTCGAGCTCGGCATCAGCATTGAAGAAGCGGCAACGACACCGAAGGTGACGGCCCAGTTTCCCGATGGCCGCAAGATCGCCGTCAAGCTTCCCGCTTTTGTCGAGGACGGGCAGACCATCCGCCTCAAGGGGCAGGGCGCGCAGGGCTATGGCGCACCGGGCGATGCACTGGTCAGGATCCGCTTCCTGAACCATCCGCGTTACACCGTGGAAGGGCGCGACCTGCATGTCGACCTGCCGGTGCCCCTGCGTGACGCGGTTCTGGGGGCCAAGATCGCTGTGGAAACGCCAACCGGTAAACTGGCCGTCAATGTGCCGGCATGGTCCAGTTCCGACAAGGTGCTGCGCCTGAAGGGCAAGGGTCTGCCGACGAAGGCCGGCGGGCATGGCGACCTCTATGTGCATGTCCGGCTGATGCTGCCGGAAGGCGGCGACAGTGAGCTCGAGGCGCTTATGCGCGCGAAGAAGGTGTGA
- the fabI gene encoding enoyl-ACP reductase FabI: MAGVQGLMAGKRGLILGVANNRSIAFGIARACVDHGAEIALTYQGEAFKKRVEPLAAELGAHIAGHCDVTDPESLDAVFAEVERHFGKIDFLVHAIAFSDKEELDGRYVETTRANFNRTMEISVFSFTDIARRAEAIMNDGGSLLTLTYYGAEKVMPHYNVMGIAKAALEASVRYLAVDLGGRGIRVNAISAGPIKTLAASGIGDFRYILKWNEYNSPLKRTVTPEEVGDSGLYLLSDLSRGVTGEVHHVDSGYHVVGMKAVDAPDISTIKD; encoded by the coding sequence ATGGCGGGTGTACAGGGCCTCATGGCCGGGAAGCGTGGCCTCATTCTGGGTGTCGCCAACAATCGCTCCATCGCTTTCGGTATCGCCAGGGCCTGTGTCGATCACGGAGCCGAAATCGCGCTGACCTATCAGGGCGAGGCGTTCAAGAAGCGCGTCGAGCCGCTGGCGGCTGAACTCGGCGCGCATATCGCCGGCCATTGCGATGTGACCGATCCGGAAAGCCTGGATGCGGTGTTTGCGGAGGTCGAGCGCCATTTCGGCAAGATCGACTTTCTGGTCCACGCCATCGCCTTCTCCGACAAGGAGGAGCTGGACGGGCGCTATGTCGAGACGACGCGCGCCAACTTCAACCGCACCATGGAAATCTCGGTGTTTTCCTTCACCGACATCGCCAGACGCGCCGAAGCGATCATGAACGATGGCGGCTCGCTGCTCACCCTGACCTATTACGGCGCCGAGAAGGTGATGCCGCATTACAACGTCATGGGCATTGCCAAGGCGGCACTTGAAGCCAGCGTTCGCTATCTGGCCGTCGATCTGGGCGGACGCGGCATCCGCGTCAACGCCATCTCGGCCGGTCCGATCAAGACGCTGGCCGCATCGGGGATCGGCGACTTCCGCTATATCCTGAAGTGGAACGAATACAACTCGCCGCTCAAGCGCACCGTCACGCCGGAAGAGGTCGGTGATTCGGGCCTCTATCTGCTGTCCGACCTGTCGCGCGGCGTTACCGGCGAGGTGCATCACGTCGATTCCGGCTATCATGTCGTGGGCATGAAGGCGG